One segment of Marvinbryantia formatexigens DSM 14469 DNA contains the following:
- a CDS encoding LacI family DNA-binding transcriptional regulator produces the protein MANIDDVAKKAGVSKSTVSRVLLGGNKVKPSTKERVLKVIEEMNYSPNTAARTLAAGKSHNIGVISSYTLNDPFYSAAGEEIYHVCGEMGYSTLFVINRTDKNEHKDPIALLHGKVDGFLFMGDNSVTKEQLEKLTKMELPTAVFKTGEWIPGIIQADTDNIDGACRGTEYLIRLGHRRIAILTGKENYYESIDRMKGYQKALEENHIRFESELVFPGQFSYDKARNLAKEIIASRATAVFCFNDVMAHGFIQGAGECGYRVPEDISVLGYDNIMFSNYDSYVHLSTVKQPIKEMSAYLVRALIAQIEDGQPPVQKIFPTKISEKETTR, from the coding sequence ATGGCAAATATTGATGATGTTGCAAAAAAAGCAGGAGTATCCAAAAGCACGGTATCACGCGTGCTGCTGGGGGGAAACAAGGTAAAACCTTCTACAAAAGAACGTGTATTAAAAGTAATAGAGGAAATGAACTATAGTCCGAATACTGCAGCACGTACACTGGCGGCGGGAAAAAGTCATAATATTGGAGTAATCAGCAGCTATACATTGAATGACCCGTTTTACTCGGCGGCAGGCGAGGAGATTTATCATGTATGTGGAGAAATGGGCTATAGTACGCTGTTTGTCATTAATCGTACAGATAAGAATGAGCATAAAGACCCGATTGCACTTCTGCACGGAAAGGTAGATGGATTTTTGTTCATGGGAGATAATTCTGTGACAAAGGAGCAGCTGGAAAAGCTGACAAAAATGGAACTTCCGACTGCGGTATTTAAAACGGGAGAATGGATTCCCGGAATTATTCAGGCAGATACAGATAATATAGATGGAGCATGCAGAGGAACAGAATATTTAATTCGTCTGGGACATAGAAGAATAGCGATTCTTACGGGAAAGGAAAATTATTATGAGAGCATCGACCGAATGAAGGGGTATCAGAAAGCGTTGGAAGAAAATCATATCCGGTTTGAATCTGAACTGGTCTTTCCAGGTCAATTCTCCTATGATAAGGCGAGAAATCTGGCAAAAGAAATTATTGCATCAAGAGCGACGGCTGTCTTTTGTTTTAATGATGTAATGGCACATGGTTTTATTCAGGGAGCAGGAGAGTGTGGATACCGGGTTCCGGAGGATATTTCTGTTCTGGGGTATGATAATATTATGTTCAGCAATTATGACTCTTATGTGCATTTATCAACGGTAAAACAGCCGATAAAGGAGATGAGTGCCTATCTTGTCAGAGCTCTGATTGCCCAGATTGAAGATGGACAGCCGCCTGTTCAGAAAATTTTTCCGACGAAAATTTCAGAAAAAGAAACTACGCGATAA